DNA sequence from the Oryza brachyantha chromosome 5, ObraRS2, whole genome shotgun sequence genome:
CGCACCTAACATTTAGTTGGTCTCTCGAGCTGCTCTTTAAAGTACTTCGAAATAAAGAGTACTTCATAAGATCTCTCTTCGTCTATAAAGCGAGCTCACGTTGATGGTTTCTTGGTACAGGACCAGGTACATAATTCAAGTTGGACATCTTCTCGCGCACGTGCTAATCTTATTACGTACTACTGACAAGGGCCtctaaactttaaacacaaacACCGAACATCAAGTAGCTTTGGTTACATATAATTTCTCGTAAGATCGATAGCATATTGTATTTAATTAGGATATTTTGCTTGATTTAAAGAGTCGAGATATCAATACAATAGTTTAATAATCCAATCATTTTGCCACCTTATAACCATAAgcagaattttaattttaaaaattaatttggagttaattttaagcttttcattgtaatttattttaaaacatttccTTTTAGATCGTTGTCTATGTATAAAAACCTTatccattattattattattattattattattattattattattatttattattattatcaataAGCAATTTTGTTCATAATAACTATATGATGTCtaataagaaatatttatttaaattagacAGCTTCAATTAGATTAACACCCTGACCTCCtacgaaaagaaaagaatatcaCCCTGAGCAAGTCAATTTACGGACACCCCCATCAATAACAAAAGACAGAGTCCCTGGTCTCTGATCGATCTGATCCACCACCCAACTCAATCGCAATCTGGCCGTCCCTAATTAAGCccctaataataaattaattaaagctaTAGGCTAATCTCgattagaaaaaagaaaagataaaaaagtaAGGGAAAGGCAGAGTCCGAAACGTCCAAAACCCCAACTCGCCGCAAGGCGGAAAGAAAGCCATTTACAAGGCAAGCAAGGAATCGGATCCCAATTAAGTCCACCCGATTAATCCCCACCACGACCACCGCccccccggcgccggccgcgtcaTGCTCCGGCCATTCCCCTCCTCCAccaaccgcgccgccgccgtcgccgtcgccgtcgccccctgCCCCCCGGCGATGCCCCacccgtcctcctccgcctcgtcccGGTCCacgggcggcgcgggcggaggagggcacCAGGTGCCGTCGGTCtacccgccggcggcgccggcttgCAGGCacacgccgtcgtcggcgacgcTCGATCTCCTCATCCtgctgctcgtgctcttctcgGTGGCGTTCCTGCTCGGCTCGTCGCTCGCGCACGTCTCGCGCTCGCTCTCCCCGctgctcgcctcgccgccggccgccgcggtgaTCGCCGCCGGCTCTGCCGCGATGCCCTAcctcggcgcggcggcggcgctcgcctGGGCGACGTTCCTCTCCTGCGGCCGCCTcccgcgccggcgctgccgcAACCCGCGGTGCCGGGGCCTCGTCAAGGCGCTGGAGTTCGATGTCCAGCTCCAGACCGAGGAGTCCGTGCGCGCCGGCAccgggagcagcggcggcggcggcggcggcaccggcgccgacgccgccatgTGGCGCGAGATCGAGGCGCTGCCGTGGAAGGGCGGGCAGGGTGGGAACAACCCGGATTACGAGTGCCTCCGCGCGGAGCTACGCCGGATGGCGCCACCAAACGGCCGCGCCGTCCTTCTCTTCCGCAACCGGTGTGGGTGCCCTATTGCTAAGCTGGAGGGCTGGGGTGTTCCCAAGAGCAAGCGCCGGAGCAAGAGGTGAGTTTTGCTCGTTGACCATAGTTCATTTCTTAAAACTTCCATCAGATCACTTCAGGTTCGCCATTTCGATGCTACGAATGCTACCCTGTTGCACTTGCACACTAGATAGAACCAGCGTGGGGTAAAATTAATGTTTAGAGGAGCATTGTGTTTGCTGTTTGAGGTTATCTTACATTATCTTTGATTTAATCgtctatttatttgtaaaaaatggGTAAAGTATGGTATGGTCATATAGTTCTCTCTGATCTTCAGAGCGTGCTTAGGGGACGTTCCTTATTTTTTCTGTATCAGTATTCTGATGTACTCCATTCCATGGTATTTTGGGCTATTTGGTTCGCACTGAACCTTACTGTGGCTAAAATCTGGCCATGAGTTTGGGACTGAGTTGTGTTGAAATGAATTAGGCTGCAAAAGTAAATTGAGTGCTGGCAAAAATTAGGTAACCAAATGAGTGCCGCATCCTGTTATTGTGACAAAATATCGACAAGCATTGCTACCTAATTAGTCttatttatcttgtatttGTGGACAAAACTTAGGATTCTTTAGCTGCCTTTCTCAAGTAGGCTGGATGTGAATGATTTTTGGGTCCGTTGTTGCTCTTGGTGCTAGGCGCCTTGTAATTCCTTGTTTGGATAGAGCTCAGCTGCACATTAACTTGCTTTTGCTTTCGTAATCGCCCGATCTCTGAGATGTCCCACCAGTCCACTTGGCCTTTTGTGTCATAACACACCAGCATGGGAACAGGCCGGCATCTAGCACCTAACTGCCGCAATATGGGTTAGGTGCTCGCATAGCCTGCCTATTACCATTGGGGCCagcattaatatatattttgtctcTTGATATTATGTATATTATCAGAATGTCTGTACGTAGTTACGGGATTAGAGCACACAGCCACACAAAGGTGTCATCTACTAATCAACCTATGACATCACAGCTGCTGGTAGATGCAACTCTCTCCTTGCTGTTTTATCCATTAGGTATTCATATATTGTTGCTAGGGGTGGCCACTGACTGGTCAGCGTGAAAGTGGGTGAAGGACAGTGGTCCTACCtgttaaattttactattagTTGGTGGGGTGATGGCGGACTCACCATTTACCACCACCATTGGGGTCTTTTAAATGAGATTTGTGATGGAATCATGGAAGAGCTTTGTCAATTGTAAAGGTATGACTTGTTGTGAACAGGTAGATTTTGATGATATGGGGATgtcaaatgaaaagaaaagaaaatgccaCACCTTATATTGAATGATCTGATAGCTACTGGCaatcaaagatgataaaatggACACTAAATTCTTTGAGATGTTTCGGGAGGTTTTGTTGGGGCATTTTAAGTGACTGAAGAGAGTTGGGGAGCAGCACTTGCTAGGccaaaaaataatgcagttaTACAAGATGTTTTGTTCATTGTGACTCCTTTATCATGTTTGTAATACTACTAAGAAAAATCAGAAACAAAAATCTTGAAATGGATTGGGACAATGGAGGGGGTGGAAGTATTGTGCTACTGCTGGGAAGAGGTGATATTGTCTATTGTGGTCTTATTTCAGTTTGGCTTGAAATGACAGCTGCTGCATTTCTGTTGAGATTTGTTGTGCTTCATGCACAACTTTTTAACAATCAGCTTGTTTAGAGTTCTGTTCATAGTTTTGGGGATTGTATTAGAAAACAGAGCACCAATTTACATTAGGAAGGTTAAAGTTCATAAGGAGGGCTACTGAGTCCTTACCATCACTAATTCTGTTTCTCCAGGATGCAATTGTCCTGGTATTGGTGGagctttttgatttttctggcAGCATGTACGCGCTACCAGTTCATTTTGGCTCTTTAGCATATCTAACATTTCTTGGTAGTCTGGTACAGCTCATAGGACAATTGTGACATACGACATGCAAATTTGTGATATATCTGCTTAGAATTGTTACTAGCTATGTAGCATGTTCTTGCTATACTTGTAGTAATATCCAGAACTTTGCCTCAAAGTACTTTGTACACTAAGAAAGATTCTCCTATGTTACCATTTACCCTTTACTAAGTGGctgttactaaaatttttggggtTAGAGTTGTTGAAACTCTTATAGCAAACGAGttgtaaattttgtttcttaaaTTCCTTCCACTGTTTTGTCTCAATCTTTTTTATGACCTTGTATCACACACACCACTTTGGAATAGTGAAACACATACTGCTTTGTTGACTTACATAGTGACATTAAAAACGTGCCAGCTATTTAGCTAGGTTATGTAATTGTATTTTTGCTTTCTTAGTCTTAAATTGGTTGGATTTGACATGAAAATCAGTACTAAATTAGGATTTACATGATAGTGCATTTTCTAAAGGAATACATAGTACTGCATGGATTGGTGAAAATTATAGATGGAATAATGGATCATAGATGGACAAATACGTCTGGATAGATCACATTACCTGGTGCTATGTGTCTTAATTTCTGAAAAGAGGTTTGGAGCTAAAATGATATTCTTGccatctagttttttttaatgaagcTAACTGATTGTAAGAACTAATCTAAACTATTAGTATTCATAATTGCTGAT
Encoded proteins:
- the LOC107304230 gene encoding uncharacterized protein At5g19025-like, producing the protein MLRPFPSSTNRAAAVAVAVAPCPPAMPHPSSSASSRSTGGAGGGGHQVPSVYPPAAPACRHTPSSATLDLLILLLVLFSVAFLLGSSLAHVSRSLSPLLASPPAAAVIAAGSAAMPYLGAAAALAWATFLSCGRLPRRRCRNPRCRGLVKALEFDVQLQTEESVRAGTGSSGGGGGGTGADAAMWREIEALPWKGGQGGNNPDYECLRAELRRMAPPNGRAVLLFRNRCGCPIAKLEGWGVPKSKRRSKRNTLGLPADGGVR